AGCAAGCGGTCGGCCAATTCGATCGGCGCGGTTTCGTTGCCATGGATGCCGGACGACAGCAGCACGTCGCTGCCGTTGTCCCGCGCCTCAGGAGGGCGCACTTCCAGCGCGCCCTCACTGAGCCAGCGCAATTGCACGCCATCGACAGTCAGTTGAATTTTTTGCGCCGGTTCGCGACCGGCGAGGGTCAGTTCAAGCAGTTTGCCGAGGGCGAGCATAAGCAGCTTCCTTAGTGGTTGCAGCCAGGACCGTGGACGTGGTCGTCGTCATCACCTTCAACGTCAGCTGGTTCCATCTCCAGTTGCAGGCTCATCAGGTTGGTCGCCAATGGACGCATCAGCAGGTTGGCGTATTCCGAGTCGCCCTCTTCCACGTCAACGCCGATCAGCAGTTGGCCACGGCCGTCGTGCTGGATCCAGATCTCCTTGCCCTGCCAGACCACGGCGACGCGGGTGCAGGAGGTTTCCAGCTGGGTGCCGTCGGTGTCTTCAAGGATCAGTTTCAGGGTGTCGGTGGTCATAAATAGTTCTCAGCCGTGCGGCGTTAATTGATCTGGAAAGGATAAACCGAGCCCAGTTTAAGGATTTGCGTCAGTTCATCCAGTGCCGTCCGGCACTCAAGCAGCAATTGCGGGTCAGCCAGGTCGGTTTCCCGCAGGCTGTCGCGGTAGTGCTTCTCGACCCATTGGGTGAGCGTGTCGTACAACGGCGCCGTCATGATAACCCCTGGGTTGACCGCCGCCAGTTCGGTTTCATTCAAGGCTACGCGCAAGCGCAGGCACGCCGGGCCCCCGCCGTTCTGCATGCTTTGCTTGAGGTCGAAGACTTTCACTTCGCGGATCAGCCCACCGGAAGACGTCAGGCCTTGCAGGTACTGCCAGACACGTTCGTTGGCGCGGCACTCTTCCGGCACGATCAGCAGCATCGAACCGTCGGCGCGGGTCAGCAACTGGCTGTTGAACAGGTAGGAG
This genomic window from Pseudomonas sp. Bout1 contains:
- a CDS encoding topoisomerase II — protein: MTTDTLKLILEDTDGTQLETSCTRVAVVWQGKEIWIQHDGRGQLLIGVDVEEGDSEYANLLMRPLATNLMSLQLEMEPADVEGDDDDHVHGPGCNH